A part of Chthonomonadales bacterium genomic DNA contains:
- a CDS encoding acetyl-CoA carboxylase carboxyltransferase subunit beta — protein MRARPTMESVPDGFATKCASCGEILFARDLERNLRVCHRCGHHHRLPARERLHITVDEGSFVETDAELVADDPLGFPEYREKQERAVAATGLTEAVVTGTATIEGVPLAIGVADFGWIGGSMGSVVGEKVARALERGAARGLPVVMFTSSGGARMQEGLLALMQMAKTSAAVARLDRARVPYVTVLTDATTGGVYASYACLGDIILAEPGATVGFAGRRVGNQDVGARLPDNFQTSEFQWEHGMVDRVVPRKDMRATLGYLLTFFGGTYPNGR, from the coding sequence GTGAGGGCCAGGCCCACGATGGAGAGCGTGCCGGACGGCTTCGCCACCAAGTGCGCGAGCTGCGGGGAGATCCTCTTCGCGCGCGATCTGGAGCGCAACCTGCGCGTGTGCCATCGTTGCGGCCATCACCACCGCCTGCCGGCACGCGAGCGCCTGCACATCACCGTCGACGAAGGCAGCTTCGTCGAGACCGACGCGGAGCTCGTAGCAGACGACCCGCTCGGCTTCCCGGAGTACCGCGAGAAGCAAGAGCGCGCCGTGGCCGCGACCGGCCTAACCGAGGCGGTCGTCACGGGCACCGCGACGATCGAGGGAGTGCCGCTCGCGATCGGTGTGGCAGACTTCGGCTGGATTGGCGGCTCGATGGGCTCGGTGGTCGGCGAGAAGGTGGCGCGCGCTCTGGAGCGGGGCGCCGCCAGGGGCCTTCCGGTGGTGATGTTCACCTCCTCCGGCGGCGCGCGCATGCAGGAGGGGCTGCTGGCCCTGATGCAGATGGCCAAGACCTCCGCGGCGGTCGCCCGGCTGGACCGCGCCCGCGTTCCCTACGTCACCGTGCTCACCGACGCGACCACCGGCGGCGTCTACGCCAGCTACGCCTGCCTGGGCGACATCATCCTGGCCGAGCCCGGCGCCACCGTCGGCTTCGCCGGACGACGGGTTGGCAACCAGGACGTCGGCGCCCGCCTGCCAGACAACTTCCAGACCAGCGAGTTCCAGTGGGAGCACGGGATGGTCGACCGCGTCGTGCCCCGCAAGGACATGCGCGCCACGCTCGGCTACCTCCTGACGTTCTTCGGAGGAACCTACCCGAATGGTCGCTAG